The sequence below is a genomic window from Candidatus Eisenbacteria bacterium.
TACTCCCGTGTGACGCAGGGTGACCCGCGTCTTGTCGCCCTCGGGCTCGAAGGTGAGGGTCACCACCGACTCCAGCCCGCGGGTGCCTTCGGAGACCCAGGTGTGCTCGATGCGCCGCGGTCGATCGAGGGTAATGAAACGCCCATAGTGCGCCCATTCCCGGCCCTCGTGGCCAACGCAGTTGTAAAACAGGCCATCGACCTTGACGTCGAGGATCATGCGTTTGCACCCGAACCACGGACCGCCCGGGTTCTTGGAGTCGAGCCATACGTCATAGACCTCCGCAGGGCCCGCCGCGATGGTGCGAGTGAGCGTGAGCTCGGTTTGCTTTGGACGCGTGTAATTCATCGTTTCTTCTCCTTGCTTGCGAAAAAGGTCTCGAGTCGATCGAGTCGCTCGGTCCAGAAGCGCTCGTAGCGGTGCGCCCAGCGCGCGACGTCTCGCAGCGGGGCGGCGTTTAATTGCAGCGTGTGCTCGCGGCCGCGGCGTGCCCGCCGTACCAGGCCAGCCCTCTCCAGCACCTTGATGTGCTTGGAGACAGCGTTGAGCGACATCGCGAACGGCGCGGCCACGTCGGTGACCCGCGCCGGCCCGCGCGCCAGGCGATCGATGATCGCCCGCCGCGTGGGATCCGTAACTGCAGCAAAAACGTTTCCGATCTCGGTCATATAGTCAACCTATGGGTTGAATATATACCGGCGAGCAAGTCCTGTCAAGCGCAAATAGGAGAAGGGACCATGACGACTCAGAACACAATCACTCTGACCCGAGCTCCGGTCGTCCAAAACGCAGATGCTGATACAAGACCTGTCGCGGAAGTGTTTCGGGCATTTGTCGACCCTGCTGTAACGACTAGGTTCTGGTTCACAAAGAGCAGTGGACGGCTGGAAGCAGGCAAGCAGGTGACGTGGGACTGGGAAATGTATGGCGTTTCCGCCAAGGTCACCGTGAAGGAGATCCAAACGGACCGACGAATACTCGCCGAGTAGGGTTCCGAGTGCGGTGCCCCGACTCAGGTAGCGAATGCGATCGATTCCATAGGAGGGTTTGCCATGGTGCTGTGCGCGCTGAAAGCGTTACTCGAACACAACGTTGTCTTGAATGTCGTGGCGGATAAGGCGCCCGACGCCCACGTAAAGCGCTAATTCCGGGAACGGGTGGACCACGGGATGAGCCCCCATGTCCGGGCTCGGTACCTCGCGTACTCGGGATAACGCGCGAGCAGGAGCTCCTCCTCGAGCCGCACCTTGATCGCGAGAAACGCGATGACCGCGGCTGCGGAGATTCCGACGAACGCTGTTGGCTTCCGGAGGAATAGGCCAACGACGAGCATGAGGATCCCGGTATAGATGGGATGCCGGAAGCGGCCATAGACGCCCGTCGTCACCAGCTCCCCCTTGGGGCGGGGCTCCGGCGCGATCTGGATGACGCGGCGGAGGGTGACCACCGCCGACAGCATGAGCAACAACCCAATCACGCACAGCGCGGCGCCAACGGCGCTGGGTACGCCGCCCCGCATCCACAACGGTGGCTCGCGATCCACGAAATAGACTCCGGCGAAAACGCACAGGAGCACGGTCTGTGCTGCAGCGTAGATTTCGCTCTTGCGGCGCACGCTCATGGCATCAAGACCCGGGTAGCACTGGGTGGACCTCGGCGGCGACAGCCCTCAATCGGAGTACTCGACTATACTATGATCGTCGTTCACTCCACCACGAGGAGGATCCGTAAAGCCGTGACCGACCTCAATCCGCAGGCAAAGCAGATGGCCGACGAGTCGATGGTGCGAACGCTCGACGCGCAGGCGCGGGCGATCTGGCCGCAGGAATCCGAGCTGATCCGCCGCTATGAGCTGCCGGACAACATCCGCATTCTTGACGTGGGCTGCGGCCCGGGGGAGGGTTCATCGCGTCTCGCCGAGATGTTCCCGCGCGCGGACGTGCTCGGGGTCGACGTCCTCGACCGAAGTCTCGACCGGGCACGCGCACGCTTTGGGCACCTCGCGCCCCGCCTCCGGTTCGAGAATCAGAGTGCGTTCGGGCTTCGTGCCGCCGACCGAGCGTTCGACCTGACGGTGAGCCGCCACGTGCTCCACTCGATCCCGCATCCGGACCGCGTGCTCGCGGAGCAAGTGCGCGTGACCCGCCGCGGGGGCCGGTTGCACCTGATTCCCGAGGACTACGGGATGCTCCACTTTCAGCGTGCATCGCTCGATCCGCGGGATTTCTGGTACGAGGCGCCGGCGCGATTCGGCGAAGCCACGGAGACGGACTTATTCATCGGACGCCACGTATTCGCCATTCTTATGGATCTCGGTTTGACGGACATCACCATCGACTACGTCGTGGTCGACACGATTCGCGTGCCGCGGGAGACGTTCGCCGCGATCATCGAGGCGTGGCGGGACGGCTATGTGGAGCCCGTCGCCGAGTTCACGCGCTTCACGCGGAAGGAGGCGAAAGCGTACTTCGACCAGATGATCGCCAACATCCGCGACCCGCGGGGCTACGCGGCGTGGATGGTTCCCGTGGTCAGCGCCCGCGTCCCATAGCGCGGGCTGCGCCTGCGCCTTAGGCCGGCTTGCCTGGAGTCGTCGGGGATGCTAGCGTGCTTGCGCTCCCGCTGCACGGCTAGAGGCAAGACAAGGCTCCACACCGCCAGCGAGCTGGTCACGTAGTGGCGCACCAAGCGTAAGTCCCTGTACAGCGTCCTAGACCTTCGCTAGGGGTGGTAAACCCGCATGAGCTACGTCGATACAACGCACGCCCTCTGCCGTGAAGCTGCCCGGAAGCCGCGGTCTAGTCCTGCCCCAATCCTCCTGCTCCCATGCACCGCGCAAGCCCCGCCCAATCCATCCTGATCGATTTCGGAGGGACCCTGGACGCGGACGGCGAGCCGTGGAGCCTCCGATTTCACCGGGCCTACACTGATCTTGGTGGGCGACTGGAGTTTTCAAGCTTCGAGCCGGTTTTCCAGAAAGCGGATCGCGCCGTCTTGAACTCTCGAGGGATCAGAACCGCGGGCTTTCGGCAGATGGTGCAGAGCCAGGCTGAAGTGCTCCTTCGCCTTCTGGGTGAGGGTCCGGCGCTGGACGCGGGAGCGATCGCCGAGACCTTCCGATCGAGGGCCGTCGCGACCGTGGAGCGCAATCGGCCCGTCCTGGAACGGCTGCGCGCTCAATACCGCCTTGGGATCGTGTCGAACTTCACCGGAAACCTGGAGCCGTGCCTTGAGGAGCTTGGAATTCGACATTTGTTCGGTGCCGTCGTCGACTCCGCTGTCCTTGGAGCGGCGAAACCGGACCCGCGCCCGTTCGTCGAGGCGCTCCAGCTCCTGGAAACCCACCCCGACCAGGCCTGGATGGTGGGGGATAATTTCGAATCCGACATCACACCCGCTCTGAGCCTGGGCATGCGCGCCTGCTGGCTTAGATCCCGATCTCGCCACGCGCGCGAAGGCCATCCGCCGTGCACCCAGATAGGCTCCTTCTTGGAGCTAGAGGCTGTGATTGGCTAGCTTGCAGGCCCTGATCCTGGCCGGAGGCGAGGGGTCCCGGTTGAGGGCGGATGGAGTGGCGGACCCGAAGCCTTGGGTCCGTATCGGCGCACGGCCCTACATCGCCACCCTCATCGAGACCCTCCTCACGGT
It includes:
- a CDS encoding SRPBCC domain-containing protein, whose protein sequence is MNYTRPKQTELTLTRTIAAGPAEVYDVWLDSKNPGGPWFGCKRMILDVKVDGLFYNCVGHEGREWAHYGRFITLDRPRRIEHTWVSEGTRGLESVVTLTFEPEGDKTRVTLRHTGV
- a CDS encoding winged helix-turn-helix transcriptional regulator, which produces MTEIGNVFAAVTDPTRRAIIDRLARGPARVTDVAAPFAMSLNAVSKHIKVLERAGLVRRARRGREHTLQLNAAPLRDVARWAHRYERFWTERLDRLETFFASKEKKR
- a CDS encoding isoprenylcysteine carboxylmethyltransferase family protein, with the protein product MSVRRKSEIYAAAQTVLLCVFAGVYFVDREPPLWMRGGVPSAVGAALCVIGLLLMLSAVVTLRRVIQIAPEPRPKGELVTTGVYGRFRHPIYTGILMLVVGLFLRKPTAFVGISAAAVIAFLAIKVRLEEELLLARYPEYARYRARTWGLIPWSTRSRN
- a CDS encoding methyltransferase domain-containing protein; protein product: MIVVHSTTRRIRKAVTDLNPQAKQMADESMVRTLDAQARAIWPQESELIRRYELPDNIRILDVGCGPGEGSSRLAEMFPRADVLGVDVLDRSLDRARARFGHLAPRLRFENQSAFGLRAADRAFDLTVSRHVLHSIPHPDRVLAEQVRVTRRGGRLHLIPEDYGMLHFQRASLDPRDFWYEAPARFGEATETDLFIGRHVFAILMDLGLTDITIDYVVVDTIRVPRETFAAIIEAWRDGYVEPVAEFTRFTRKEAKAYFDQMIANIRDPRGYAAWMVPVVSARVP
- a CDS encoding HAD family hydrolase — translated: MHRASPAQSILIDFGGTLDADGEPWSLRFHRAYTDLGGRLEFSSFEPVFQKADRAVLNSRGIRTAGFRQMVQSQAEVLLRLLGEGPALDAGAIAETFRSRAVATVERNRPVLERLRAQYRLGIVSNFTGNLEPCLEELGIRHLFGAVVDSAVLGAAKPDPRPFVEALQLLETHPDQAWMVGDNFESDITPALSLGMRACWLRSRSRHAREGHPPCTQIGSFLELEAVIG